CAATTAGCCTGAGTATCAGCAATGAAAACAAAAATCTGCCTTATCTTGCACAAGCCTGGATTGAGGATGCGCAGGGTAACAAGATTACATCGCCACTGAACGTGTTGCCGCCGGTACAACGTATAGAAGCAGGCGCGAAAAGCCAGGTAAAAGTACAGGCCTCTCCTGCGCTGGCGTCTCTGCCGCAGGATAAAGAAACCCTGTTCTATTTTAACCTGCGTGAAATCCCGCCCCGTAGCAATAAACCGAACACGCTGCAAATCGCGCTGCAGACCCGCATCAAGCTGTTTTATCGCCCGGCGGCTATCGCATTGGATCAAACCGAGGCGGCGACAGGAGACTGGGTGGAGAAAGTCACACTGACGCGCCAGGGTGATAAATTTGTCGTGAATAACCCAACGCCGTATTTCCTGACTATTGTTGAAGGCGCGGCCAGCATTAAAGGCAAAGCGGTAGCTTTTGAGCCGGTGATGGTCAGCCCGAAAGGCAGCGCGACGATTGAAGCATCTGCGTCTCTGTTCGGCAATAGTCCGGTACTGACCTACGTCAACGATTACGGCGGCCGCCCGCATCTGCAGTTCAGCTGTAACGGTGCCTCCTGCACAGCGAAGCTGCTGAAAGAGAAAAATTAACCGGACGGCAAAGGAATCGTGATGAAAAGGATTACTCAACTGATTGTGGCGGGTGTCACGCTCACCGTCATGCTGCCCGTGTTTGCAGATGAATCTGTTTCTGCCGATGGTGGCGAACTCTATGTACACGGTGTACTGCGTGAAAACACGTGTCGGCTGGAGATGGATTCCGCCTGGCAGGATGTCGATCTCGGTGACACCGCGCGTGCAGAGGTCAGCCTGGTCGGTAAGCAGGCGAAGCCCGTTACCGTTACGCTCTACCTGCGTGACTGCCCGCAGATCCCGACGCGCAGCGCCAACATTACGCCGCTGACGCATTCTCGCAGCTCGCAGCAGCCTGGGTATCAGGCGCGGTTTGTCGCAGCGACAGATGCCTTTAATCCGGACCTTATTCAGGTCACCGGGTCTTCCGGCATCGGGTTACGTCTGAAAGACAGCCGTGGACAGACGGTAAAAATGGCGCAACAGGGAGACACAGTACTGTTAAACCCAGGCCAGGACAGCGTGACCTATACGCTTCAGGCTGAGCGTACCGCTGCCGCTTTTGTACCAGGGCCTTACCATGCGCTGATCCAGTTCAGCATGATGTATCAGTAAGGATAAACATGACGATTTATAAATGGTGTGGAGTTGCCTTACTGCTTGCCTGTTGCAGCAGCAGCGTTTTTGCAGATGAGAACTCTGTATTAATCACTGTCAGCGTCACCATTAATACCGCACCATGTGAGATTAATAACAATCAAAACATCGATGTTAATTTTGGTGACAATGTAATTACCACCGATGTTATTGCTGGTCTGGTAGAAAAGGTAATCAATTATACGCTTGACTGTAGCAATGCTGATACTGCAAAAACTTTAAAAATGCATATAACAGGTAATGGTGCAGATTTTAATAGTGATTTGCTGCAAACCAGTATTCCGGAGCTTGCAGTCAAACTTAAAGCTGATGGTTCCGATTTTCCTCTTAATAGCGATCTTACGCTTGCCTCTACTACAGAAAAACCTGTGCTGGTGGCAGCCCTGGTTGGCAAACCCGGAGCACGTTTACCGACTGGTGAATTTACGGCTGGCGCAACGATGACGGTAGATTATCAGTGAAAATGTTAATAAAAATTCTGGGCCTAACAGTGTTACTACCAGCATGTGCCCTCTGCGCTGAAAATATGTCTTTCCACGGCACGCTGGTGGCACCACCTTGTAAAATTAGTAACGGGCAAACTATTGAAGTCACCTTTGGCAACGATCTGGGTGTCAACAAAATTGACGGCAATAACTACAAGCAACCGATAAATTATACGATAGATTGCGATGCCGGTTATACCGCTAATAATCTGGCCATTGTGGTCGATACTACCAACCCCGCGTTGTTTGATAGTGCTGCGGTGATGACCGATAAAACCGGGCTCGGCATCCGTATTCTGGTAGACAGCCAGCCCGTCACGTTTTCTCAGCATGTAGCGGTCATTAACCCGGCTTCGCCACCGAAAATAGAAGCGGTCCCGGTGCAGGATCAAAGTATCACCCTTACGGAAGGTGCGTTTGAGGCCACGATGACCCTTCGCGCAGATTATCTTTAAGAGGCAATAATGAAACGTAATCATTTTCTGCTGGGGATATTATTTTTTATTACGGTATCAACAAATATTTTTGCTGCCGAGGATAATATACATTTTTCAGGTGCGCTTGTAGCTGAGCCTTGTAAGTTACCGGACGCGGATACTGATATTCATCTGGACTTCGGTACGGTTATTGAAAAATATCTATATCAATACCAGCGAACGAAAAGCCAACCTTTTTCTATTCATCTGAATGATTGTGACCCTTCATTGATGAACTCGGTTAGCGTTATGTTTCAGGGAACAGCTGATACAGAACTTACCCAGATGCTAGCACTTGATACTTCCAGTACAGCAAAGGGAGTGGCTATTGGATTGGAACTTAAGGATGGTACTCCGTTAGCCGTTAACAAGTCTAGTCCTTTTACAGAGCTTACTCAGGGAAACAATACGCTAGATTTTAATGCTTATGTACAAGCGCAGCCAACAACCATCGTCAATAAAACATTAGTTGCGGGCGACTTTACAGCCATTAGTACTTTTATACTGGCGTATCAATAGTCCGAAATTTGGATGGGGAAACCCTCACTATTTTTATTTATGGATTATACGATGCTGTAAAATATTTATTTTACTGAAATGCTAAATTTCTTTATTGCGCCAACGACATTTCATAAGGTATCTCCATGTTAAAGTTTTTAAATTTTAAAGGGGTGGTGAAAATCCCCTTTTTGGTATTGTTGATTTTCCCGGTAGTTAGTATCGCGGGAAAGTGGCCAGTGGCTGTAACCATTAAAAGTGAATACGTAGGTTCTGGTGGAGCAGGTGGCCAAAAATGGCGTTACTATATTACGCAAAGATTGATTGAAGTAGGCAGTTCAGTTGACGTCGTAATGCCAAATAATTATGTAATGCTAACGCATAGACATGATCCTACTGGTAAAGATGAAGTAGGGTTACCATCCGTATATGAAGCAACGGATTCCAAAAAAACTATCAGCCAGATAGCTGTGGATTTATATAATTCTCAAGGGAAAAATGTAACCTATCTTGAACATACAGGATTAGATCCGACAGGAGAAGAATGTGTCGGTTATCTTGTAAACAAAACACATGGTGATTATAGCCCCTGGAGTGGCGCATTTGTTCCTGGAGGGTGTCTCATTGTTCCTCCTGCTGACGATTGGTGCAAGATTACTACGCCAGAAATAGTTCTTGAACACGGGAATATTTTGTTAAAAGACGCAGAGGGGCATTCAGCTCGTTCTAGTTTTAATGTGACATGCGTTTCGCCAACAGCTGTAAAATTTAATTTAATCACTAATGACAACTATGTTTACCTTGATGAAGGAAAGTCTTTAATAACCATTGATGAAAAACCTTTGAATACAAAAATTGATTTGCCAGAAGGAGATTCTACGTGGTCAATAAAGGATATGCTCACAGGTATGACTACTGAAGGTTATCACACCGGTAGCAGTGTATTGGTAATGATGCCGTATTAAGTTATGGATGAAGGTGTAAAATATTTACAACAGGGAAAGGTTCGCCTTTTCCTGTTTTTTATTTTTATAGTTTTAATATTTTGAAAATTAACGCCGATGAAACGTTTCCTTTTTTTACTCCTGCTCTGTTTAACGCTGACCTATATCCCCGGCTCCGGCGGATCAGGTGTCACGCTACCCTATAACCTGACGTTTCTCGGCTGGCTGGGAATTATTCTTTTACTGTTCGCGCTAAATAATCTCTGGCAACAGCCTCAGCGCCAACCGCTGTTATTCTGTGGCGGCCTGTTACTGCTGTTACCCTGGCTTGTCCAGATGCGTGGCAACCCCGGCGTATTCGTGTTGCTGGGTGCACTTCTTCTCTGGCAGTTATTGCTGCGCTTGCCGTTCACAGGCGGCCATAAAAAAGCCATACTGCTGGCGATAGTTATTCTGGCGCTGGCGCAGGCACTTATCGGGTTACTTCAGACTTTCTTCCCCCATCTCGCCATGCAGCTTTATGAGTATAACTGGCTGCGTAATTACGGCCGCCCTTACGGTATTTTCCAGCAGGTGAATCTGCTCGCGAGTTCTCTCGCCTCCGGCATCGGCTGCGGCTTTTTACTGCTGATGCAACAGCGTCTGCGCAGGAATGTGCTGCTCTGTATCTCCGGGCTGAGCCTGCTGACGTTTGTGCTGGTGCTGAATCAGTCCCGCGCTGGCGAAATCGGCACGATATTGATTGTCCTGTGCCTCGCCGCGCTGCTGTGGCGTCAGCACCCGGCGCGCAGCGTGGCGGCGTTAACACTGATGATGATATGCGCAGCGTCAGCCTGGTACATCACGCAGCATACGACGGTGCTGGTTAACGGCATGCCCTATTCACTGGCGCGTGAGTATGCCGGTTCCACTCATGCCCGGTGGCAGATCCTGTGCATCACCTGGCAGATGATCATGGAAAAACCGTGGCTCGGCTGGGGTTATGGCACCTTTGAATATGCGTTCAGCCGCTTTGTGTTGGCGCACCCGGAACAGGGTTACACTTATTCCAGCATCGTCACCCACCCTCATAACGAACTGCTTTACGCCTGGTTCCAGGGCGGCGTGGTGGCGCTTTCAGGAATGCTTTTACTGTTCGCGGGTTGGGTGAAAATCGTCATTGCCGCCTGGCGGCAGGGTCGTGTGCAGTCAGGCTACGCGCTGCTGATTATTCCGCTGCTGGTGCACCTCAATCTGGAATATCCGTTTTACCAGTCGTTTGTGCACTTCGGGCTGTTTATCCTGCTGCTGCGCCTCGGCGTTATCGATAAACCGCATAGCCAGACACAGCGCGCAAAGGTGAGCCTGCGTGTGACGATCGGCGCTGTGGCGCTTGCGCTGCTGGCTTTTAGCCTGACGGCGCTCTGTGCCGGTTATCAGCTCACGATGCTTGAGCGCGGCCATCTGGCGAATTTCCCGCGGCCTGCGCCGTGGTATTTCGCGCTACAGGGCGAACGGGCGGAATTTGATGAAAACGTGTCGCGGCTGATCGACTACAACCACACCCATAACGAAGCCGATCTAGACACATTTATGACCTGGGCTGCGCGCTATTCGCTGCGTCATAACGACAAAAATGTCTGGCAGAGTATGATCGTGATTACGCAATCAAGAGGCGATATCGTCGCCACAGCCCGTCTGCGCACACAGTACAATCGCCTGTTTCCTGTTGTTCAAACCAGCGATTCGCCGTAAATCTGCGCTGTCATAAAACTGCCATAAAAGTTTTAGCGTGACTAATTAACCACTTAACTGTTGCTACCATTTCCACGCCCTGGTTTCCCATAAAGCTCGTATTTTGCAGGCCGATAGATCCGAAGCGCCCCTTTCGGGCGTGCCTACACCATGGGAAACAGAGTATGAAATTAAACCACCTGACAATCGGGCAACGACTCGGTCTGCTGGCGGCGTTGCTGCTCGTCGCGGTGCTTTTTATCGGCATTCGCGGTCTGACTATCAACGCCGACGGGCTTGAGCAAAACAACAATATTATGGCCACGGAAAAGGTGATAGCAGAGAGCATCGACACCGCGCGTAACGCGCAGGTGCAGTTCAAAATCCAGGTACAGGAGTGGAAAAACACCCTGCTGCGCGGTACGCAGGGGCAGGCGGCGTTTGATAAATACAAAGCCGCGTTTGTCGAGCAGAGTGATAAAACCCAGGCGCTGTTAAACCGTCTGGCGACGTTGTTGCCGCAGCTTGGCATGAGCGTGGATGAAGTACACCAGACCATTGCGCTGCATGAAGGGCTGGAAAAAAGCTATCTGGAGGCCATTGCGCAGTACAACATTGCCGATCCGACGAGCGCCCAGCGTGTCGATAAGCTGGTGAGCGGTATCGACCGTGAGCCGACCCGGATGATCGACGAAGTGGTGGCGAAAACGCTGAAGCAGGCGGATGCGCTGACCCGTCAGACCGAAGCGCGCAACCTGTCGCAATATCAGCAGACCCGCACGATGCTGCTGATCACCATGGCGCTGACGCTTATCGCGAGCATTCTGATCACCTTCTGGCTGGTGCGCAGCATCACGCGTCCCCTGGCGCAGGCGGTGACCATCGCGCGTAACGTCGCCGCCGGTGATTTGCAGACCGCGATCACCGTCAGCGGCCGCGATGAAACCGCCGAGCTGATGAGCGCGCTCCAGGAGATGAACGGTAACCTCACCCGCATCGTCTCTGGCGTGCGCAGCGGTACGGAGACCATCGCCACCGCGTCGGCGCAAATCGCCACCGGCAGCCGTGAGCTTTCAGCGCGCAACGAAGCGCAGGCGAGCGCGCTGGAAGAGACCGCGGCGTCAATGGAAGAGCTGACGTCGGTGGTGAAAAACAACGCTGAAAACTCACGTTTCGCGAGCGACATCGCCCGTGACGCGTGTCAGGTGGCCGGGCAGGGCGGTCAGGTGGTCGAGCGCGTGGTGCAGACCATGAGCGAAATCCACCAGTTCTCTACCGAAATCAGCAACATCATCAGCGTTATCGACGGCATTGCCTTCCAGACCAATATTCTGGCGCTCAACGCAGCGGTCGAAGCGGCGCGCGCGGGCGCGGAAGGGCGTGGTTTTGCGGTGGTGGCGGCGGAAGTACGCGCGCTGGCGCAGCGTTCCAGCTCAGCGGCGCAGGATATCCGTAACCTGATTGACCGCTCCGTCAGCCGTATCGACGAGGGCAACAGCCTGGTGAAAGGCGCGGGCAGCGCGATGGAAGATATCCTGAAAAGCGTGCAGCGCGTGAGCGAGCTGGTGGAAACCATTTCGATGGCGAACCGCGAGCAGAGCACCGGTATCGATCAGGTCAATATCGCCGTGACGCAGATGGACGCCTCGACGCAGCAGAACGCCGCGCTGTCGCAGGAATCCGCCGCGGCGGCGCAGTCGATGCAGTATCAGGCCGAGAAGCTGCTGGATTCCGTCAGCGTCTTTCGTCTGGCGGCGCGCCAGGATGAAGCGCTGGCGTAACGCCCATAAAAAAACACCGCCATCGGGCGGTGTTTTTTCATTCGCGGCGAATTACTTCTTCGCGCGTTCGAAAGAGGCGCGGATCTCTTCTTTAGCGGCTTCGGCGTTATCCCAGCCTTCCACTTTAACCCACTTGCCTTTTTCCAGATCTTTGTAGTGTTCAAAGAAGTGGGTGATCTGCGCTTTCAGCAGTTCCGGCAGATCGTTCACGTCTTTGATGTGATCGTATTCTTTAGAGAGTTTGGTGTGCGGTACCGCAACCAGTTTGGCGTCTTCGCCAGACTCGTCGGTCATTTTCAGCACGCCAACCGGACGGCAGCGGATCACAGAGCCAGGCTGCAGCGGGTACGGCGTCGGGACCAGCACGTCAACCGGGTCACCGTCCAGAGACAGGGTGTGGTTGATGTAGCCGTAGTTGCACGGGTAGAACATCGCGGTGGACATAAAACGGTCAACGAACAGCGCGCCGCTCTCTTTGTCCACTTCGTATTTGATAGGATCAGCGTTAGCCGGAATTTCAATAATAACGTAGATGTCTTCCGGCAGATCTTTGCCCGCAGGTACGTTCAGTAAGCTCATGTCTGTTTCCTTAAAAATGTATGGCAAACAAGTGCCAGGTATTATAGCCAACTGCAATGGAAAGTCGTGGACTCTTTTGTTTCACCGGTGAGCCTGCTGCACCTTTCAGCGTTTTCCCATGACACGTTCATCCATAAAGCCAGCTCCATCCTCAATAAATTACTGAAAACGTTTACATTACGCCTCTGGCGACCGTTTTTACGCTAAATATTTTTGCCCGATGCCGCGCTGGCGCTTGCCGCGCCGTATCCCGGCTGGCGTTAAATCCCGCCCCTTCTGAATTTTAACTTTTTCGTTACTTTTTTGAATTGTGATGTAACGCATTCAGTTACATCCACGCTTGTCTATAGTTTCGCCACAGGTGGACTCTTACCCAACAATAACCCTACGAGGATACCCTTATGTGGAAGCGCTTACTTGTTGTCACAGCAGTTTCGGCAGCCATGTCGTCTATGGCACTGGCTGCCCCGTTAACCGTGGGATTTTCTCAGGTCGGCTCTGAATCGGGCTGGCGCGCGGCGGAAACCAGCGTTGCGAAAAGCGAGGCGCAGAAGCGCGGCATTACGCTGAAAGTCGCCGATGGCCAGCAGAAGCAGGAGAACCAAATCAAAGCGGTGCGTTCGTTTATCGCCCAGGGCGTGGACGCGATTTTCATCGCGCCTGTGGTGGCGACCGGCTGGGAGCCGGTGCTGAAAGAGGCGAAAGACGCGGAGATCCCGGTGATCCTCCTCGACCGTTCGATTGATGTTAAAGACAAGTCGCTCTACATGACCACCGTTACCGCCAACAACGTGCTGGAAGGCAAGCTTATCGGCGACTGGCTGGTGAAAACCGTCGCGGGCAAGCCGTGTAACGTCGTGGAGTTGCAGGGCACCGTGGGCGCGAGCGTGGCTATCGATCGTAAGAAAGGGTTTGCCGAGGCGATTTCCAAAGCGCCGAATATCAAGATTATTCGCTCGCAGTCCGGCGACTTTACCCGCTCGAAGGGCAAGGAAGTGATGGAGAGCTTTATCAAGGCCGAGAACAACGGCAAAAACATCTGCATGGTTTACGCGCATAACGACGATATGGCGATCGGCGCGATTCAGGCCATCAAAGAGGCCGGGCTGAAGCCGGGCAAAGATATCCTGACCGGCTCCATCGACGGCGTGCCGGATATTTTCAAAGCAATGGCGGATGGCGAGGCGAACGCGAGCGTAGAGCTGACGCCGAACATGGCTGGCCCGGCGTTCGACGCGCTGGAGAAATTTAAGAAAGACGGCACGCAGCCTCCGAAGCTGACAATTACCGAGTCGGTGCTCTACTTGCCGGATACCGCCAAAGAGATGTTAGAGAAGAAGAAAACGATGGGGTATTGATTGACCGGCGTGACGGGTTTTTGACGTGTTCTTACGGCGGCGGGTGCGCGTTGCTTACCCGCCCTACATATTGCCCGCTCTTTGACAGGTAGGGCGGGTAAGCGCAGCGCACCCGCCACGCCCAGGCAGCGCCATATGAATTTGTAGGGCGGGTAAGCGCAGCGCACTCGCCGTGCCCAGGCGGCGCCATATGAACCTGTAGGGCGGGTAAGCGCAGCGCACCCGCCGTGCCAGCCAACATCACGCTACCCGCGACACGCCGACCTCAGGCCACAGGAGAGTCCGACCATGCATAACGATAACCATCAGGAAATCCTGCGAACGGAAGGCCTGAGCAAAACGTTCCCCGGCGTAAAGGCCCTCGACCATGTTGATTTCAGCCTGCGGCGCGGGGAGATCATGGCGCTGCTCGGGGAAAACGGCGCTGGTAAATCGACGCTGATTAAAGCGCTCACCGGCGTTTATCAACCCGACGGCGGCACTATTTATCTCGGCGGCGAAGCGGTACGGCCGCGCAACACCGCGCACGCGCAACAGCTTGGCATCGGCACCGTCTACCAGGAAGTTAACCTGCTGCCCAATATGTCGGTGGCGGACAACCTATTTATTGGCCGCGAGCCGCGCCGCTTTGGCCTGCTGCGCCGCAAAGAGATGGAAAAGCGCGCCACGGCGCTGCTCGAATCCTACGGCTTTCATCTTGACGTTCGCGAGCCGCTGAACCGCTTTTCGGTCGCGATGCAGCAGATCGTTGCCATTTGCCGCGCCATCGATCTCTCCGCGCGCGTGCTAATCCTTGATGAACCGACCGCCAGCCTCGACGCTAAAGAGGTCGAGATGCTCTTTACCCTGATGCGCCAGCTGCGCGCGCAGGGCGTCAGCCTTGTCTTCGTCACGCACTTTCTCGATCAGGTCTATGAAGTTACCGATCGGATCACGGTGCTGCGTAACGGGAAATTTGTCGGTACGCGCGACACCGCCGAGCTGCCGCAAATCGAACTGGTGAAAATGATGCTGGGGCGCGAGCTTGAAAGTAACGCGCTGCAGCGCGCCGGACGCACGCTGCTTAGCGAAAAACCGGTCGCGGCGTTTCACGATTACGGCAAAAAAGGCGTTATCGCGCCGTTTTCACTGGAAGTACGCCCTGGCGAAATCGTCGGCCTGGCAGGCCTGCTCGGCTCCGGGCGTACCGAAACGGCGGAAGTCATCTTCGGCATCCACCCGGCAGACAGCGGCACCGCCACCATTAAAGGCAAACCGCAAACGCTGCGTTCGCCGCAGCAGGCGTCACGGCTTGGTATCGGTTTTTGTCCTGAAGACAGGAAAACCGATGGCATCATCGGCGCCGCTTCGGTGCGCGAAAACATCATCCTGGCGCTGCAGGCCCAGCGCGGCTGGCTGCGCCCGATCCCGCGGCGTGAACAGGATGAGATCGCCGCCCGCTTTATTCGCCAGCTCGGCATCCGTACGCCGGGCCCGGAGCAGCCGATTGAGTTTCTCTCCGGTGGCAACCAGCAAAAAGTCCTGCTGTCGCGCTGGCTGCTGACGAAACCGCAGTTCCTGATCCTCGACGAGCCGACGCGCGGCATCGATGTCGGCGCGCATGCGGAGATCATCCGGCTTATCGAAACCCTGTGCGCCGACGGGCTGGCCCTGCTGGTCATCTCGTCTGAGCTGGAAGAGCTGGTGGGCTACGCCGACCGGGTGATTATTCTGCGCGACCGCCAGCAGGTGGCGGAGATCCCGCTTGAGGATCTCTCGGTCGGTGCCATTATGAATGCCATTGCGGCATAAGGAGCTACGCGTGATGCCTCGTTCATTACCGGATACGGGCGCGCCGAAGCGGCGCTTACGCTTCCCGCCCGGCATGCCGCAGATCGCGGCGCTGATGCTGGTGCTGCTGGTTGACGGCCTGGTGGCGGATCACTTTTTCCAGATAGTCTTGCAGGACGGGCGGCTCTTCGGCAGCCCGATAGATATCCTGAACCGCGCCGCCCCCGTGGCGCTTCTGGCGATCGGCATGACGCTGGTCATCGCCACCGGTGGGATCGACCTCTCCGTCGGCGCGGTGATGGCGATTGCGGGCGCGACCGCCGCGACGCTGACCGTGGGCGGGCACAGCCTCGCCGTGGTAATACTGGCGTCGCTCGGCGTCGGCGTGCTGGCCGGTCTCTGGAACGGCATCCTGGTGGCGGTGCTGAAGATCCAGCCTTTCGTGGCGACGCTGATACTGATGGTCGCCGGGCGCGGCGTGGCGCAGCTGATTACGTCCGGGCAGATTGTGACGTTCAACTCACCGTCGCTCGCCTGGCTTGGCAGCGGTTCGCTCTTTTTCTTCCCGACGCCGGTCATTATCGCGATTCTGACGCTGCTGGCGTTCTGGCTTTTTACCCGCAAAACCGCGCTCGGCATGTTTATTGAAGCCGTTGGTATCAATATTCGTGCGGCGAAAAACGCGGGC
The genomic region above belongs to Cronobacter malonaticus LMG 23826 and contains:
- the ytfT gene encoding galactofuranose ABC transporter, ATP-binding protein YtfT, with protein sequence MMPRSLPDTGAPKRRLRFPPGMPQIAALMLVLLVDGLVADHFFQIVLQDGRLFGSPIDILNRAAPVALLAIGMTLVIATGGIDLSVGAVMAIAGATAATLTVGGHSLAVVILASLGVGVLAGLWNGILVAVLKIQPFVATLILMVAGRGVAQLITSGQIVTFNSPSLAWLGSGSLFFFPTPVIIAILTLLAFWLFTRKTALGMFIEAVGINIRAAKNAGVSTRLIVMLTYMLSGLCAAIAGIIVAADIRGADANNAGLWLELDAILAVVIGGASLMGGRFNLALSVVGALIIQGMNTGILLSGFPPELNQVVKAVVVLCVLIVQSPRFIGLIKGVRRHDKT